A section of the Macadamia integrifolia cultivar HAES 741 chromosome 9, SCU_Mint_v3, whole genome shotgun sequence genome encodes:
- the LOC122089338 gene encoding TOM1-like protein 6, with protein MSSSSATVGVDKATSDLLNGPDWTMNMEICDFINTGHWQAKDVVKALKKRLQHKNPKVQLLALTLLETMIKNCGDYVHFQVAERDILQEMIKIVRKKTDMHVRDKILVLLDSWQEAFGGPGGKYPQYYWAYEELRRYGVQFPQRSSTASSLIFTPPVTHPTLGHAQAGYGMPSNTSRRLDEAMASETENLSSSNIDSMRSVMDLLTDMLQALNPNDQKAAKDEVIIELVNQCRSNQKKLMNMLSSTGDEELLGLGLILNDSLQSVLTKHDALASGSPLPVEARDTKPTPTEERDSNSGPNEVRDSSPRPNEARDYNPQPNVGPSTPISPVTSYKVDDEEEEDDDFAQLARRRTITTLVPSQGTTAGNGEGSSLNLSSDTTLSAAEALSPSPSNALVLSDPPAPVQTTTKEQDMIDLLSITLSTTSNSPDQPQTAPPYSNQNMHQVPVSHTPSTPSNQNMYQVPIAPTTQGNPYGFQPYTGNQGQVSYNGYVAPWVQLQPQPQPQPQLQPQYPQYSSNYPPPPWATSLANSNQSHVPATASYTTPYANTSSSNMSLPMARSSQYNHSLLANNVSTVQREAQVTYSPRLAPPPSEHKPFVPSYRLFEDLNVLGSADKGLKRTGSMSPSISGTTSQSMVGGRK; from the exons atgtcttcttcttcagctACGGTTGGAGTCGATAAGGCGACCAGTGATCTTCTGAATGGTCCTGACTGGACTATGAACATGGAAATATGTGATTTTATCAATACTGGTCACTG GCAAGCGAAAGATGTCgtcaaggctttgaagaaacGATTGCAGCATAAGAACCCAAAAGTTCAACTTCTTGCTCTGACC ctcTTGGAAACAATGATAAAGAACTGTGGAGATTATGTGCACTTTCAAGTTGCTGAACGGGATATTCTACAGGAAATGATCAAAATTGTAAGGAAGAAG ACAGATATGCACGTCAGAGATAAAATCTTGGTACTTCTAGACTCTTGGCAGGAAGCCTTTGGTGGGCCGGGTGGAAAATATCCTCAATACTACTGGGCATACGAGGAATTAAGG CGTTATGGAGTGCAATTTCCCCAGCGTTCCTCAACTGCCTCCTCTCTAATATTTACTCCACCGGTTACACATCCAACACTGGGGCATGCTCAAGCAGGTTATGGAATGCCCAGCAATACCTCAAGAAGGCTTGATGAAGCAATGGCGTCTGAGACTGAAAATTTGAG TTCATCAAACATAGATTCTATGCGGAGTGTTATGGATCTGTTGACTGACATGCTGCAAGCACTGAACCCAAATGACCAAAAG GCGGCTAAAGATGAAGTGATAATTGAACTTGTCAATCAGTGTCGCTCCAACCAGAAAAAGCTGATGAACATGCTAAGTTCAACTGG AGATGAGGAGCTTCTTGGTCTGGGTCTCATATTAAATGACAGCTTACAAAGTGTGCTCACAAAACATGATGCTCTAGCCTCCGGTTCACCCCTGCCTGTCGAAGCAAGAGACACCAAGCCTACGCCAACTGAAGAGAGAGACTCAAATTCCGGACCAAATGAAGTGAGGGACTCCAGCCCACGACCAAATGAAGCGAGAGATTACAACCCCCAGCCAAATGTGGGCCCCTCTACACCTATATCCCCAGTGACAAGCTACAAGGTAGacgatgaggaagaagaggatgatgacttTGCTCAGCTAGCTCGCAG GCGTACAATAACCACACTCGTGCCTTCTCAAGGAACAACTGCTGGCAATGGAGAAGGATCTTCCTTGAACTTGAGCAGTGATACAACCCTGTCAGCAGCAGAAGCCCTGAGCCCCAGCCCAAGCAATGCCTTAGTTCTTTCAGACCCTCCTGCACCAGTTCAGACAACTACAAAAGAACAAGACATGATCGACCTTCTGAGCATCACCTTGTCAACAACCTCAAATTCACCCGACCAGCCTCAAACAGCTCCACCATATTCTAATCAGAACATGCATCAAGTTCCTGTTTCCCACACACCTTCAACGCCTTCTAACCAAAATATGTACCAGGTACCTATTGCACCCACTACACAAGGGAACCCATATGGTTTCCAGCCCTACACTGGAAACCAAGGTCAGGTATCCTATAACGGTTATGTTGCTCCTTGGGTGCAACTtcaacctcaacctcaacctcaacctcaacTCCAACCACAATATCCCCAGTACTCATCCAACTACCCTCCCCCACCATGGGCAACAAGCCTTGCCAATTCAAACCAGAGCCATGTACCTGCTACAGCTTCTTACACGACTCCTTATGCCAATACGTCCAGTTCAAACATGTCATTGCCGATGGCTAGATCTTCACAGTACAATCATTCACTCCTTGCTAATAATGTGTCAACTGTACAGAGGGAAGCCCAGGTGACCTACAGTCCGAGGCTTGCACCCCCTCCATCTGAACACAAACCATTTGTTCCATCATACAGATTGTTCGAAGATCTTAATGTTCTTGGGAGTGCAGACAAAGGGTTGAAGAGAACAGGCAGTATGTCTCCTAGCATATCCGGCACAACTAGCCAAAGTATGGTGGGTGGAAGAAAGTGA